The stretch of DNA CAAACAAAGGTGTCTCTTTCTCCTTGTAAGTACACATCATGTAAGGATGCGACAATCCTATGCCAATCCCTTAAATTCCTACCCACTAGGTTGCGGCAAAAGGAAATATTTAGGGGAACTGATGCTAGTACTCTTGCCACCAAGTCTTGCTTTCTCCTCACAACATTAAACAACGAGGGGAACTTATCTTTCAGTGGTTGGTTCCTCAACCAAGTGTCCGTCCAAAAATAGGTTTGTGAGCCGTCTTTCACTTTGAAAGAACCAAAGCTCATGAAAGTATCTTTAATATTCATCAGTCCTTTTCAGAACTGTTAGCCTTTTGGTACAGCTCCCTAACGTTTTATCTTTTATGTATTTTTTCTCAACAATTCTTGTCACAAACCTTCCTCATTCAATAGCTTGAAGAGCCATTTGCTCAACAAGTATTTGTTTTGTACCTCCAAATTATGTATGCCTAACCCccttggatttttttttgttataaaagcaACTTCTCTAGTGAAACGCCCTTCTGAAAAATGttcagaaatcttttgtttttgAGGAATTGGTGGAAGAGGTCAAATGTCCAAAGTGCCTTTGCAAACTTGGTGACTGTTTGAGAGTTTAGGGACCAAGATGAGCCAAGAAAAATTTATGTTTTCATGACTTTGGCTTACTATTACTAGGCAAAAATGACTTTAGTTTCACcgatttaatttgatttcacAAGCTGTTCCTCACGTGCACATTTAGGAGGGCTTCTAGTTAGCTGGTGGAGAAGTCCAAGCAACTATAAACCCTATGGAAGAGTTAACATTGAGGTTTGCTTTCCAAGAATATAAGATTAAAATGACGATAGATGGGCAATGATATCAGTTAATGGCGTTGGTGGTAGAAAAAGGTTATTCGGCAAAGGTCAAGAAAAAAGATAGGAGAGGGAAGATGGGAGGAAGGGAACAGTGTCCTAAAAGCGGCAATGTTTACAAGTGTTGCATCCCGCTTGTCTGGCTAATAGCAGATTTCTCATTCTCATATTTAGAGGGTGTTTACTTCCCATTtcatttcaaaaaattttgagttttggtcTATTATTTTGCATAATGGAATTAAATaccatgcaaaatttttagcaaaatggttgtcattctctattttagattttggcctcaagaggcaAAAAAAACCTTAAGGCCTCGTTCATTTTCATAGGATTCAATCTAGGAGATGAATCAATCCAGGTCTGGAACCGGTTGATCCACTTCTGTCACTCATTCCAAGCCTGGATTCAATTCCCTAGCAAAACCAATCCTAGTGGGCTCCTAGATGTTGTTCGGTTCAACCAGAGATGAATCCTGCCAAGAATCGACATGTATACACATCTAGGTGTTTAACTAACACAAATAGATCTAAGTGCTTGTCATCAATAAAAAAAAGTTAATGTGCAGTACCAAAGCTACAACAGGATATCAATGACCAACAGTGTCTACCTTGAGGAGTTGAAGCGGGCCTGCCCCAACTCCGCCCAAGATCGTGCTCGCTGTCCAAGATCCAAGAACCCCAGAGGAGGGAGAGAAGATGAGGACGAAGGGGAGAGCGAGGGATCACCGGCGAGAAGGACGAGGAGACGAGGAAGGGGAAGGACATAAGGTTGGAGTCAGTCGCGTCACCATCGTCTCGCACCGCCCCACTATCGCCGCCTCTACTACGTCCTACGGGTGCTCGTGGTTGCCTCGCTTCTCTGTTTTTCTTCCTCACGTGTACCTCGCGCCGCCTCAGCTCTAACTCTGATCCGGAGGGTAGGAAGTTGGGCTTTGTTCCGGGCCGTGGAGGGGGGTGGAATGGCCAAACCTAGCCAGATTTCTTTCCAGGCCAGCCCAAACCGAAGTGCATTTTGAGGCAGGCTTGGCTTCAAAACGGGCAGCAACAATCCACACGGATTGAGCAGCAAAACGGGCCATTCCGGCCAAAACGAACGAGGCCTAGAAGAGCCTCAAGAGGCCATAATAAGAGcaataaattctgtattttgGACAAAACTAAACGTAACCCTAAAAATTTTGGTATTTTGCATTTCAtcattccaaagtagttggtattttgaattttgcatctcatagagctccaaacaggcccttattaGATGATGGTCGCTCGCACATTTGTTGGGGCCTCGGCATGCTGTACCTAATAATTCTATTTTAAATTTATAATAATAAATGCTAAtcgcaaaacaaaaaaaattataataaatgcTTTGTTTTATTACTCGTGCCCATGTAAGGCCCAAACCGGCCCAACACAACTCGAttactccaggggccagggcccTAGCACGTCCAAGTGTCCACACGCCCAGAACCGCCGCCACCCGCCGTCGTACGCCAGCTACAGCAACTCCCGTCCCGTCGCGCTTTCTCCAGGCCGCGCCGACGTTCGCCGCCCGCCGCGCGTTCTCCAATCTCCAGCAACGCCGACCTTGTTCGGCTGTTCACCTGGCCACGCGGACCAACACCACGCCTCCCCAGCCCGCTCTGGTGTGTTGTACTGTTGTACTCCATCGCTTGGTATATACAACATTAATTGGAGCATTTGCAAGGTTTCTTTGCTTAGAGCCGAGAATTGGATATCAGGACAATGTTAACGTGAATCAATGTACGTTAACATGGGATTATGGATTCGGTTAGGTCTGACTGAGATTCTTAGCTTAAGACCTCCAAACATAGCATGATGATATTCAATTATTTTGTTTTGGCAGTAGGAACGTAATATAATTTCTGCCACGATATCGAACAGGATATTTTTTAGCCATACTTTTGGTTATTTCATTTCATATTTGTATATAGTGAATTTCCTTGCATTTCTTTTTACCTGTATACCATATTGTGTATTGGTTGGATTGTACCAAATTGTTTATTATACTACCCTGGTGAAATGCCTCTGAGACCCGTTGTGCTGGTTTCTGTCCCGCTGTGTCCAGGATGATGATGGGGCTCTCAGAAGGGGAGAAGCACTTCATCCACGGTGGCATTGCACAAGACATTCGCACTGATGGGCGTAGGCGACTGCAATTCCGGGCCCTTTCTGTCCAGACTGGAGTCATCCCACAGGCAGGTTTCATAACTTGTTTGGTCGCATCTGCATggccttttctcttttcttctttCTGGGCGGGTTTATGTTACTTCAGGTTGGTGGTTGTTACAGGCGAATGGCTCAGCGCGTGTTAGATTGGGGGTCACCGAAATAATTGCTAGTGTCAAGGTAAGAGTTCGTGTTTGCTTTTGCTTCCAACAGGGTGATGCCAATGTTTTTGCATGTTCAGTTCAATCCTCTGTACAGCATCTTATATACTGAACTTGCTTCTAAATTCCTACCAATCAACTCTTATTTTCTGTAGACATTGAGGTTATCAATTATTGATTCTAATTAAGCATCAGGCATCTATGCTGCAAAGCTCTGAATGACAATAAACATTACGATTGAGAGTCAACATATCTGTTGATATTATTAGTACTTAAACTTGCCCAACAGTAGTAATATAAACTTGTTAGACATAGTGTGGTGTACCTCTTCATCTGTAATTTTATTTGACTTCTTTTGTTTTCGACGAATTGGCATCTGCAGGCTGAACTGGGAAAACCAAGCATTCTTCATCCTGACAAAGGAAAAGTTTCAATTTTTGTTGACTGTAGTCCAACAGCTGAGCCTATGTTTGAGGTTGGTGATTTCCTGTGTCTGGATAAAAATGAAATAATCAGAGTCTGATACATTATTTGATTTCTCATATGCCCATTATTTAGCAATGTGGTTGTGGTGTTTATTTCTAAATATTTTAGATCTTCTATGAATCTATGGGATATGCATTTAGGCTTTGCACAAATTCTATTATAGAATGCTAATGATGTGGCATTGAATATGAAGAAACAATGAGCCTGCTAACTATGAAAAATAAAGAAATCACGGGGGCACATTTGAAGAAGCTTGTCTCAAAATGTTTCTGATAGTAGTTTTTTTTGACGTTATGTTACTAGAGGCTTTTATTATTTACAGGTGCTTTAGCAGATAAATCCCTTTTCAGGGTGTGCTCATTCCATTACAGGTAGTAGAAAACAGTATTTTGCTTAGCAATGTCTGGTAAAACAATGCTGCTAGAAAGGAATACATATTCCGTTACCATTATTGTAACCCCACATTTTGTATAACTTATGGCACATGTAGAAAGGGAAACACTATTTTGTTCCTCTTAAGATTTCATTCTGTTTGAAAATTTATAGTTTTACTTTTGTATAATGCTTATCTTATTTGGATTTTTCTAGGGTAGAGGTTCTGAGGAATTGTCCGCTGAGCTCTCTGCTGCCCTGCAAAGATGCTTGCTAGGTGGTAAAAGTGGTGCAGGTAACATATAGTTTTTTGCATCCCTATAATCCTTGCATTTGACGTAGCTTTGGACAAGGTCTTAGTGTACACTGATCTCCATAGTTTGAGACTCCTTATATCTGCATCATTTCTTCTCTATCATCAGTTAGAACTACTATTTGAACATGGGTGACGACATTCTTTGTGTCATTACAATTGGTAGGCAATTGATCGGACGTGTCTTCATTAGATTAAGCTTTTCCTAGCCAGTGAATTATACCTAGTAATTTGGACCTATGGTACCAATACTAAGCACATTTATTTGGATACACCAACTAGAATGGCATTGCATTCATCACCATCGATTGCCATTGTCATGCCTATTTAGTTGCAGGTGTAGTACTTAATGTTACAAGTGTTATGGATGATCTTTGGACCAAAAACAGATGCATGCCATTATTTCTGCCAGTCGTCCTACATTTGGTATAAAGGTGATTTTAAGTGCACTGAAGTTGTTGAACTGTCATATCTTTCATTGTTCTTTAAACTTTCTAGGTTATTGGGAGATCTCATTTAGAGATTAGTGTGTTGCAATGCTGCTTGTTTGATTGCGCACTAAAGTTGCTGAACTGTCATATCTGTGATTGTTCTTTAAACTTCCAGGTTATTGGGAGATTTCATTTAGAGATTAGTGTGTTAATCAGTTGCAATTCTGCTTCTTTGATTGTGTTGTTTGTTATAGTCAAGAAATTTTTTATGAGAAACAGATTCTCATTTTGTTATCCATCTGTTTGCTTGTATATACAGTTTTATTTCAATTCAAACTCATGCCAGCAGCATTTTGTTGGTATATACTTGACTACACCGCATTGAATTGGCATCACATCTGTTAGTGTCAATTAACAGCATCCTCATTTCAGGTGCTGCAATTGATCTGTCGTCCCTAATTGTTGTTGAGGGAAAGGTCTGTTGGGATCTGTACATTGATGGGCTTGTGGTCAGTTCTGATGGGAATTTGCTAGATGCGCTAGCTGCTGCAATAAAGGTGACTTTTGGTTTGTGTTGCTTGTTAGTTGCAGGTttaaatttcatatttttcttgtGCAACTCTTTGAACGGAGTCTAGTGTTTCCACTCCACAAATGCATTGGTGGAAAAAGTGTCATCTGTTCTTCATAGACAGTTATCATTGCATCAGATATGGAAAATATTAAAATGTTCAATAACAGGACTCCATAGGTTTCTTTACTCTCTGTTTCATTTGATAGAGGTGCTTATATGTTATCTTAATATGATTTTATAAATGTTGCGATGGCTTCAAATAATCTTGTCTGATGACTGACAAACTTAAAAAGAGTGTCTCCGAGCAAATTAAGGAAAACTTATTTATACATGCCGATGTTGAATTGCCACTGAGGACCAAGTTTTGGTAAATTTCCATATGTTGATTTATTTCTTGAatagaaataaaaaagaaataatcaCCTACTACTTAAATAATATTATTGACAGCCTTATTAACCAGTCAACCAGGTTGAATATCTGTAGTGTGAGGGACAAACTTTGCGCAAAGCATCACCAACTAGTTAAAAATACTATTGACAGCCTTATTAACCAGCGAACTAGGTATTGAACGCGGTGCAGCTGTTTTAACTGATGTTTCCTTCAATGGGAATCTGCATGCACCATCTTGTTTTCTTCATTTATATTTTGATTTGGGTATAAGCATATAACTCCAGCTTATGCTCCCAGCTGTTGAAAAGTCTTTCACCCTTGAGAACTGCAAAACAAGGCATATTATAGTATACTAATTCCCATTTTGTTGCTTCTAAATTAAATAGGTTCTCTGATCTGTTGACCCCTTCTGGCTTTGAAAGTTAGGAATCCATTTCTGATTTTAGTTAAGGGTGAAGGTTACACTCATCAGGAGATGGTGTGTAATCTGAACCCCTTAGATTTAATTTCCTTTTCTCTATctcctttatttttatttttactttCTTTTTGTGAGAAGATTTTTTTATCTATGCTAGCTTAACAATATCTGATTAGCTGTGTATAATTATTAAACTACTACTCCCAAAAATTCACTGATGCATTTCTTCTATAAGTCCCACTTTTATGTTAAGAGTGTTGTTATGGTCGGCAATAGCTACAGGCGCAGGAATAGGGACTAGTTAGGCAAGAAGGGTTAAGGAGATCATGCAGGAAAAAGTCAGGCGCAGGAATAGGCAAGGGGATCATGCAGGCGCAGGACAAGCAATCAGGAAGAAGTCAATTAAGCAAGCTAGAGTATACGAGAGAATTATGGTTGTAAACTCTTTATAATCAGTGGTGATCAAGGAATAAAGCAGACAATTTCAACCAATCTAATTTTCACCTCCCTTTTATGTTATCTCATGTCCCTGCTCCCTCCTTCGATGCAACCACCACGGGCAGGAAACCAGCAGCTGAACAGCCGGTGACCTCCCACACCTACGCCATCCGGTCACTACCCCAGAGTCATGACAACTTGGTATCAGCCTCCAGCAATTCTGCCATGGGTTCCGGCAACACTGATCACCTCAAGCAGCTCGAGGAGACTCTGCGCAAGGAATCCCAGGAGGGGTTTAAGACGACGATCACCTCCGGCATCAGTGAGCTCACCTCTGTCGTCAAGGGCTTCCAGACCGGCTTGGATGAGATAACAGAGAAGGGAGGTGAGAATTAGATTGGTTGTAATTGTCTGCTTTATTCCTTGATCACCACTGATTATAAAGTTTACGAGCATAATTTTCTCCTAGACTCTAGCTTGCTTAATTGACTTCTTCATGATTGCTTATTCCTGCGCCTGCATGATCCCCTTGCCTATTTCTGCGCGGGTGCTATAGTTCTGATTTTTCCATAATGGGCCAACCCCAGAAGGGTAGCAATGTAGAGTTTCATACATGGGCCCCATGGGCCTAATACTCATACTCCAACACCCCCCACAGTCTAAACTACCGGCGCAGCGGAGTTTGCAGACTGGACACGAAAAGAAATACAACACACGAGCCCCACCATAGATGCAACTAGCCACTtgtgatgttgaggctggagcagaactcggtgaaggtcgaagacgggagacccttggtgaagatgtcggcaaACTGGGAGGTGGTCGCGACGTGGAGGACCCGAGCATCGCCGATGGCGACCCGATCATGGACGAAGTGGACATCGATCTGCACATGCTTGGTCCTCTGGTGCTGGATcgggttggtggagaggtacaccgcactgacgttgtcgcagtagaccaGCGCGCTCCGGGAGAGAGGGCTATGGAGCTCGGTGAGGAGCTACCGGAGCCAGGACGCCTCAGTCACGCCGTTAGCTACAACGCGGTATTCCGCCTCGGCATTGGAGTGGGAGACGATCGGCTGGCGTTTGGACGACCAGGACACCAGGTTGCCGCCCAGAAAGACGGCGTAGCCGGAGGTGGAGCGCTGAGTGTCCAGACACTCGGCCCAGTCGGCGTCAGTGTAGACAATGAGCTCGGTGGAGGACGAGCGCCGGTGAAGAAGGAGGTCGAAGTCAACGGTGCCACGGAGGTAGCGAAGGATCCGCTTGAGAGCAGTGAGGTGTGGCTCTCGGGGATCATGCATATGGAGACATATCTGCTGAACTGCATAGGTGATGTCCGGCCGGGTGAAGGTGAGGTACTGAAGTGCACCAGCAAGACTCCGATATGCAGTGGGGTCTGTCACTCGGGTGCCCTCGGCCTCTGAGAGCTTGCCCTGTGTGTCAACCGGAGTGGAGCAGGCTTGCAGTCAGTCATCCCAGCTCGCTCTAGGATATCAAGAGTGTACTGACGCTGGTGAAGAAGTAAGCCGGTTAGATGAGGTTCAACAGTGACCCCGAGGAAATGATGGAGCACACCCAGATCTTTCATAGCAAACTCCTATTGAAGTGAGGCTATGATCCGCGAAGGAGGGACTCACTGGAGGCTGTGAGGACAATGTCGTCAACACAGAGCAGCAGGTACGTAGTCTCAACGCCATGGTGATAGATGAACAGAGAGGTATCTGACTTGGCCTCCACAAATCCCAGGGTCAGTAGGAAAGCAGCAAACCGATGGTTCCATGCCCGGGGGGCTTGCTTGAGGCCGTAGAGAGCTTTGTTGAGCCGACACACCATGTCAGGACGAGAAGAGTCAAAAAACCTTGCCGGCTGACTGCAGTAGACTGTCTCAGTGAGGACGCCATGCAGGAAGGCATTCTTGACGTCCAACTGATGCACGGGCCACCCGCGAGTGAGGGCTAGCGAGAGCACCGTGCGGACGGTAGCCGGCTTCACCACTGGGCTGAAAGTCTCGTTGTAGTCGACACCGGGGCGCTGAGTGAAGGCCCGAAGAACCCAACGAGCCTTGTACCGCTCAAGAGTGCTGTCAGCCTGGCGCTTGTGAGTCCAGATCCACTTGCCGGTGACGATGTTGGAGCCCGGCGGACGAGGCACCAGATCCCATGTCCGGTTGGCGAGGAGCGCCACATACTCCTCTTCCATCGCGTGGCGCCAGTGAGGGTCCAGCAGGGCTTCGCGGACAGAAGGGGGTACTGGGGGACCTGCGAGTCCCCGGGCATCGCCGCAAGAGCCTGGGGCTGCAGGGTACTAGCCGTGTGTC from Sorghum bicolor cultivar BTx623 chromosome 8, Sorghum_bicolor_NCBIv3, whole genome shotgun sequence encodes:
- the LOC8084787 gene encoding exosome complex component RRP42 → MMMGLSEGEKHFIHGGIAQDIRTDGRRRLQFRALSVQTGVIPQANGSARVRLGVTEIIASVKAELGKPSILHPDKGKVSIFVDCSPTAEPMFEGRGSEELSAELSAALQRCLLGGKSGAGAAIDLSSLIVVEGKVCWDLYIDGLVVSSDGNLLDALAAAIKVALSDTGIPKVNVSVSAASEEEPEVNVSDEEFLQFDTSGVPVIITLTKVGRHYIVDATSEEESQTSSAVSVSVNRHGQICGLSKRGGAGLDPSVILDMLSVAKHVSQQFISLLDSEIAAAEAEVEE